CCTGAATATTTGGCGAACTCGCTGCCCTTAGCCGTGTAGATCGCGGCGGCCGTAATATTCGAAGACGCTTTCAAGGCCGCCAGCGTGCTTTCCGCCGCTTCCGCATCGTTGAAAACCAGGGCGGAGATGCTGTTTGAAGCTATGATCTGCGCTTCGATGGACAGATTATTCACCATCGTTTCCTTGAGGCTGACGCGGTCATAGGCGAAGAAGGTCACGCAAGCGAGCAGCAGGGCGACACCGCTGACGAGCATGTTCATCAGCGTCAGTCTTCTTGAAATCGAGTAACTCCAGCTCGAACGCATCTTCATGACTCTCCGCGCTCAGGTCCCCGAGGGGACTCTTTTAACGGCAGCCGCGACCTTCAGTAATTCCGAGCTCAATTGCAGCCGCGCCTCTTCGGCGGTCGCCAGGTTGACCTCGAACCGCACTTTGTTGGCTGCAAGCACGAACTGGATCATGCCGCCGCGCTGCACGAATTCAGGCATGTCGCTGACGGTCAGGATGCTGGACTTGTCAAGCGCGGCTAAAATCTGCTTCAGCCGTTTATCCTCCGAAGGGCTGATAAAGAGAATCCGGCAATTCTGCGCGCCTTGGACGTTGGAGATCCGTACGGTCACGATTTGTTTGCCGTCGATGGTCTCACCGGAGACCGTGGAATCGAGAACCGCGCCGAAGGGATCTTCCCCGAGAATGCAGATCCCGAACTGTCCTGCGCTCAGCGTGGCGGGCCACGTCACGAACCGGCCGAAGTTATAAAGGTAAGCGGCCTCGACCTGGGGTCCGCTTGCCTTGGGTTGCTGCCGCCCATCGAG
The Terriglobia bacterium DNA segment above includes these coding regions:
- a CDS encoding YfiR family protein — its product is MPSPPFCTRYERCMKKFRVFPWMIAGIIAVSLVSRLDGRQQPKASGPQVEAAYLYNFGRFVTWPATLSAGQFGICILGEDPFGAVLDSTVSGETIDGKQIVTVRISNVQGAQNCRILFISPSEDKRLKQILAALDKSSILTVSDMPEFVQRGGMIQFVLAANKVRFEVNLATAEEARLQLSSELLKVAAAVKRVPSGT